The genomic stretch tgcatgcaaaacaggggcagtgcgcgccgtaggcgcgcgcaaaaatacatagtggcgtggcttcgcggggaaggggtgtggccacaaaataataccaattcctaaaacattgcacagtagtctccattcttcaaattacgccgcacagtagcaccactacaccaggtagagacccttttacaccttacagcgaacagattcctctttttacacattacggcagacagcgtcccctttttacacattacggcagacagcgtccccctttttatacataacggcagacagcgtcccctttttacacataacggcagacagcgtgcccttgttacacatagcggcagacagcgtgcactttttacacattgcggcagacagcgtacactttttacacataacggcagacagcgtgcccttgttaaacatagcggcagacagcgtacactttttacacataacggcagacagcgtccccctttttacacattacggcagacagcgtcccctttttacacattacggcagacagcgtacactttttacacataacggcaaacaacgtacactttttacacatagcggcagacagcgtgcccttgttacacattacggcagacagcgtgcccttgttacacattacggcagacagcgtgcccttgttacacattacggcagacagcgtgcccttgttacacattacggcagacagcgtgcccttgttacacattacggcaggcagattccccctttttacacgttgcggcaggcagtcccccgtttttacacattgcggcaggcagattctccctttttacacatagcggcaggcagattccccatttttacacattgcggcaggcagattccccatttttacacattgcggcaggcagtcccccctttttacacattgcggcaggcagtcccccatttttacacgttgcggcaggcagtcccccgtttttacacattgcggcaggcagattccccatttttacacattacggcaggcagattctccctttttacacatagcggcaggcagattccccatttttacacattgcggcaggcagattccccatttttacacattgcggcaggcagtcccccctttttacacattgcggcaggcagtcccccatttttacacatagcggcaggcagtccaccctttttacacattgcggtaggcagtcccccatttttacacatagcggcaggcagtcccaacaaataaagaaagagacagaaagaaataaagaaagaaagaaagaaagaaagaaagaaagaaagaaagaaagaaagaaagaaagaaagaaagtagaatcatacttaccctctccgctggctcaggctcctcgtgcagcttgacgattcccgggcagtagacgaggtggaggagggagccacagcagcgctgtgttattggtggaggtgctgctgctgctgcccccctgcttcactataggctgttctcggaagacagcctatagtgaagcagaggggcagcagcagcagcgcctccaccagtaacaaagcgctgctgcggctccctccttcacctccgtcctcctccttcccccgtcctgctcttctcctctgtttgcggctgtgcgctgcgggcagcggttgaccgcagcgcacagcggcatgtaatgagtcagtttgactcattacatgctttggcccctggacagaggcgggccccagtgcaacgcactgcttgccctgccggtagttccgcctctggctgttGTATGCTTCTTTGCAAGAAGTTTTACTTTTGATTATAGACAAATGGATATATTGGACAACGCAAGTAATTTGTACAACTTACGGAATCAAGTATGACTTTTACTCATTCCCTCGTAAAATAAAGAGGCGTGTTTTTCGTAAATTCAAAATCACAATAAGGTGGATTAAATTGGTCGTTATTCAAACTCTCTAATAATGCTACAAAGCAATTTCTCGATGTTAGCGTCCCTTCATGCTTTCATGTACACTTCCCATAAAGATCAGTCGACACTATTTCACATTATTCAATTAACCGTGGGTTCCCATAGCAGCCTCATGCAATGTATGCATTTATGGGTTTGGCAGTACATTGCATAtaaccaggggcagatttaggggtcatgGCTGTCCCCTCTGCCTAATTTTACTAGAACATTTTGGTCTGACAGTACTAAAACAAGCATCCAAgtaccgcccccaaacaagtgctgcccctaggcacgtgccacatgtgcctaatgggaaattcaccactgctaaTAGCTAGATTTTAGTACCATATTATCCTACAGAAGTACATTACACAATACTCCTATGGGACTTTACACCTAATTTAATCTTCCCCAATGTTCAAGTTGCagtcaccaaaaaaaacaaaacagatggAAATCACAAGCTTTCAATCTGACTCTCCTGCAATGCTATTTCAGTGGATTAAACAGTAAGACTGATTATGAAAATGTAACATGGAAAGATCTTCAGCACCTGCATGCATGGCTGTCGGGCTGACCGGCTGTTTACCTGCTTTCACACTGCAAACAATGCTTCATCAGACTAAAATAGGCCTGGACAACACGTAGCAATCCAATAGGCCTGAATCACAagaagtcccagcatgctctgtcaGATGATAACTGGCAGGgtatgctgtgacttgtagtttcacaacgacGATGATAGGAATACAtacaatataccggctgtcaggatgcgGGCTCCcagtatcctgacagcggcatccctgcAGAGGGCAGCGAGCGCAGAGAGTACCTTCGCGGGCTAGCTGTGCTTGCCACGCATCGGGCCTGATGGCGAGCCACCACTCGTGTAGGAGGACGGGACTGCGgccgggattccgactgctggcattTAGCCGCCTGtctcagggtggtcattccgagttgttcgctcattattatttttttgcaacggagcgattagtcgctaatgcgcatgcgcaatgtccgcagtgcgactgcgccaagtaaatttgctattaagttaggtattttactcattacaaggttttttcttcattctggtgatcgcgtagtgtgattgacaggaagtgggtgtttctgggcggaaactggccgttttatgggtgtgtttgaaaaaacgctgccgtttctgggaaaaacgcgggagtggctggagaaacggggtagtgtctgggtgaacgctgggtgtgtttgtgatgtcaaaccaggaacgaaactgactgaactgatcgcagtggcagagtaagtctggagctactcagaaactgctaagaagtgtctattcgcaattctgctaatctttcgttcgcaaatctactatgctaagattcactcccagtaggcggcggcttagcgtgtgcaaagctgctaaaagcagcttgcgagcgaacaactcggaatgagggcccaagtccgGTGTCGAGATACTGAACGCAGGGATTCTGTCAGGCAGTATATTAACTGCATACCAGATGATATTTATCAGGATTTATACCCAATATAACAAACGTCATCGCTTTCCTGAAATACTCTATTATCCTATTTTTTGTCTCTGCATGTAACTGTATTCATATCAAATGGTTCTGTAAGTCACTTACCATAGCTGTAATTTTTTGCCAGGTACATTGTTAGGGTAGGTTTAATTGTTGTGCATTTGCAACGATCTGTAAAGATAAAAGACACGTCCTTACAGTAGCAAAATGAAACATCCATGAGTTAAATGCTACTTAAGAAATgaaaaaaataatgtatttttCACAGCTAGACGAGAGTGACTTTTAAATGATGAAATAAGTTGTCCGGTTTATACTAGGCACATCTGACAGGCCTGCATGTGGTACAAATTAGGATAAATAATACTGTATCAGTTATCACAAGAAAATACAGACTTTACCCATGTTTAAACTTTTGCAGTGATTCATTCTTGGTCTTTCTGGGACTATGACATCTTGTGTAaactccatccactttatatctAAAAAGAACAAGCCATCATTTGCCAATGAAAATAACTGCACCATGCCAAACACACCAGGAGTAACATGAGTCTTTAAATACACCTCTTGAACCGGACAAGATGATTTCTCCACATCTGCAATATAAATACTTTTAGTAGTCTTAAATAAATCTTTCTTAGGAACTTGTGTTTTTCATGGCTGTATTACATTATTGTTTTAATAacacatttttttaatttcaatAAAGTTGCATAACTATATAAAGGAAACCATTACACGAGTGTTCCAATTGTAGGTGTCCAAACTAaacaaaaataaaaccaaaaaaaaCTTGATGGTCCAAACAATTTCCTTTTTAGCTGGTCCAGTTATTTAAACAGGTGCTAAAGTCATTTCCTCTCATTAGCACACACAGGAATATATGTTTCTTAGCATGCAGAACTGAAAGTGAGATACAAAGTAACTGTCGTTTATTTTTCATTCAtcttatcttaaaaaaaaaaatgttgtataGTCCACAAAAACTATTATTACTTCtatgttacttatcacaaatgcatTAAATATTAGTAAAAGTATTAGCTGGAACATTTGGTTTTTAAATAGTGAAATCAGTTACAGTCCCAATGATAGAATATTTACAGTACCTTCAGGGATATCAGTAACTATGGCTTCAGGAGCAATGCACACTCCACGGTCATAGACTGGAAGGTCATCACATGCCAGGTTGTCTGGCCAGCTGTGGTTGTATCTCTTCATGATGGGCTCACATCCATCCTTAGCTCTTTGGCATACTGACTTACAAGGTTTAATTGGGTCATGAAGGAACTCCAGGGTGCAAATAGGTGCATACATGGCACACAGAAAGAAGCTCAGCACAGGGCTGCACTTGATGTCCACCAGCTCCTGGTATTGTTCTATGGCCAGAATAGCGTTCTCCTGAGTGCTGTGGTGCAGGTGGTTTGGCATCCTGGTGATATTCCAAGGCATGTCTCTGCACAGGGGGATTCTGACGGTCTCACAGGGGGCAGAGTGGGTTCCCATCGCCAATGCACAAAGGACAGCTACAACCAGCAGCATCTCTGCAGTGGATCTTCTGTGCTTCTAATGATTACTAGCTCAGGTTGAGGTCTGGCCAGGTTAGTTATAGGAGATAATTCTTAGCTTGATGAGAACATGGAAATAGCGATGCCAGGCAGTCCTTAGTAGATTACAGGCTGAGAAACCTTTTCCCTCCAGCTTCCCAGGCTCCACTGCAGATAAGCGTGGACATTGTACAGCCACCTTTATAGCAGTGCCACCAGTGACGTGCAGCACTTCTACTTCTTAGATGACTGCATAATTCCGTTTTCCCTTTGTCAGACACAATTACATCATCCCTATCCTTTACTCCCAGGGCGATATCACAACATTCACTTTGTTGTCAAAGATAAATTGGAGCCTCCTCCTAACTTTCTATCGTTCGTGGTGCAGCAATAACAGAGGTGCCTCTGCCACCTGCCCCAGCTCTGCAGATCTTACACCAGCTGGGGAGAAGTTTAGGAGAAGAAAGTGATGCTATAATAGCAGAGCATATAATATCAGCTCGCAgcgctctctcctccctctcctcgCTTATAGCGGGCCGGGCAGCATGTGCTGCTGTGTAATGTCTCTCGTTCTTCATACCCCGCTCTACCACAAGAGGGACGTGCAGCCGCTGCTGATATACTGTACACATTATAGATGGCAAGCTCATCTGCTGCTCTACGCTATGAGCATATACTGTACCGATTTTTGTCATTTCAAGGACATTCAGACAGGTTGTAAATTAGCAATTCTGCTGTCTTAATGGACCTCTTATAAAACTtaatattaaatataaatataaagcttaatatatattatattaaagCTTAATATAAAGCTTAATATTAAAATGATGCTGCTATGTAATAAgaactgtgttatatatatatatatatatatatatatatatacatatctatatatatatatatatacatatatatatacagtggttgaagtggggcggtatacggcggtatggtatactgccacttccactgacctggaaatgcggaactgaaagtgcagtaggaggcaagggaagtggccatcctgctgcacatgttgctccccgtccctgtGCGGCGGCcggtggctgtgtagagcgctgtactagctaacAGCCACCCACGCCAGCCGCCCACCGCAcgctgctcaccgccgccagccaccagctgcCCGCCACTCACTGCCGCcagccgccagcagcccaccgcacactgccaccagccgcccgccgctcaccgccgccagcagcccaccgctcaccgctgccagccaccagcaacaaatgaggtaatgttcccctgcagtcacctctctccctgtcgttacggtccctgtccctactgtcgctctctctctccctgctgtcactgtcatcactctctctccctgtcgacactctccctgtcgttactctctctccctgtcgtcactgtcgtcactctctctgcctgtcatcactctctctccctgtcatcactgtcgtcactctctctccctgtcatcactctctctccctgtcgtcactgtcattattctctctccctgtcgtcacgctctctccctgtcatcagtctctccctgttgtcactctctctccctgtcgtcactctctctccctgtcgtcactgtcgtcactctctctccctgtcgccactctctctccctgtcaccactctctctccctgtcatcactgttgtcactctctctctccctgtcgtcactctctctctccctgtcatcactctctctctccctgtcgtcactctctctctctccctgtcgtcactctggctgtccctgctgtcacaatttcagctcattcagtgtgctacaatgtgaatttcggctcattcaatgtgctataatgtgaattttggctccttcagtgtgctataatgtgaattttggctccttcagtgtgctacaatgtgaattttagctctttcagtgtgctacaaagtgaatttcggttcattcagtgtgctacaatgtgaatttcggctccttcaatgtgctacaatgtgaatttcggctcattcagtgtgctacaatgtgaatttcggctcgtaccgtgtgctacaatgtgaatttcagctcgtaccgtgtgctataaggtgaaaggggcaccagtactagatggtataaggggttctactacactggacacgcccccttttgggtggccacgtccctttttgggcgaccttcggcacgcgcataattacgtccttgacatttgcatacccccacttcaaaatttccacttcgaccactgtatatatatatatatacatatatatatatatatatatagatatacatatatatgtatacatatatatatatagatatatagatatatatacatacatatgtatatatatatagatatatatatatatatatatacacacacacacacacacacacacacacacacacacacacacacacacaatggtggccaaaattgcggaaactttttgaaattttaatgtttttcaactttgaatgcttataaaaacGGTTTCACTTCACGCAGCGCAATGATTCATACATCGAATGAAAGAaaatttaatgctgaattcaacacaatatacagaggtcaaatatttgcattacaagggaagttatgctaCTTTCAGTCAGACAAAGAAGCACAGATGCGTGAGATTCAAGAAGCAGATTGTACTAACAGCTACTACCAGCCAATCGGAATCGTCGttctgacaaccaatcagctgtcgtttatgagcaggtgcaaggtcatgttcaaaggtgggaaaggtcagtttggctgtttcattttgcagaataaagttggTTACTGAAGTGTAATTACGGTTGGGtgtttgtgtgtattgtttagtgctattgatggtgtaaaaataaatacaacaatgtTGTCCAGGCAAAGTGGTGACTGCCCACCCAGGAAGAGATCCAGGATTGTGGTGTTACGTGAAAATGGTCTTTTTCGTATGCAGCAATTGTGAGAGAAGTTGGTGGGAATGTGACAACATCAGGAGTACGAAAGTTTTGTTTACGCTATCAGGAAACACAACCTGTACAAAACAAAGAAGGAAAAGGCCAGAAAAAGTGCACAACAGATGTTGAAGATAGGAGAATAAAACAGATGGACGTCATCTGCGGCCATTAGCAGTGAACTGAGTGcaactggtgtttttgtcagtACAAGAACAATACGGAGAAGACTAACGGAGGTTGACCTAAAAGGCAGGATTCCCTGAAAaaaacatttctgaataaaaagcagcggcagaaacgaatacagtgggcaaaagaacacattgcatggacagaaggtcagtggaagtgatatggagagacaaaactaagatatcgatatttggtagtgatgggagaaaatatgtgagaTGTTGCATCGGGGAAGAGGTAGATCCAGATTGCATTCAAGCGACAACAAAGAATCCTAGAAGTGTTATGATCTGGGCATGTATGACAGCAGATTCTGTAGGCCGCCTTCATATCATAGATGgcacactgaacagcagaaagtaCACTGATACCATCCTACAATGAAAACTTCTACCTTCTATCAGGGATCTTTTTCCAGATAATGCCCCATTTTTTTTCCAGCAGGATTCAGCACGGATATGCAAACAGCGGTTCATggagaatgacatacaggtgctgggatggccaggaaacagcccagacctgaaccccatagaacatttgtggttcCGTTTGTAGAAAATGGTACATCTGAGGCGTCCAtccaataaaaaataattaattgaggctataattgtctcatggcaccacataataaagaaggaagagctccaaacattggttggctcaatgcCACGTCGCTGTGCTGCTGTCTTAAAAAATAAAGGGCACCCAACAAAATACTAataggacagtgacatcataagtacacagggattttcaccctaagtgttgttttcactgcataacttcccttgtaatgcaaatatttgacctccTTTCATTCGATATATGTAATCATTGCACTGCATGAAgtgtaacagtttttataagcattcaaagttgaaaaaGTTGAAAATCATTAAAATTGAAAAAAGTTTCCGCAGTTCTGgacaccactgtgtatatatatatatatatatatatatatatatatatacatacatacatatatatatatatatatatatatatatataaacagaaagttcagcactcaccatagcaagctcacttatcctcacaacatcaataaataaatgatgggggtttagttagtgaattggccaatgcacggaagcctgcatacatttattgatgttgtgaggataagtgagcttgatatggtgagtgctgaactttctgtttgtatatatttgggttggtggccatgggctgcatgcaccccaccctatgagtggtgagtgcagatattgcaccccgcttctggggtggcgagtgctgttgttttctagatttgtttgtatattacggggttaatctttggttaactcttattaaccgtggtcacaggccttttcatgcacccctgtgtaatctcacttgttctaaacctgtgtcagctgctccttagtaatttatcagccagtgtcaggtgactagtgtacctttaaaagccataagatgcatggcagatacacattaaacctagtgggcatgtgtgcagtatattatgtgtgatacagttgccaggttttaatttttgagactttgtgatagtgtaggacctgcatgagggtggggtaccttggcgagcggtatgcaggcttccgtgcattggccaattcactaactaaacccccatcatttatttattgatgttgtgaggataagtgagcttgctatggtgagtgctgaactttctgtttgtatatatttgggttggtggc from Pseudophryne corroboree isolate aPseCor3 chromosome 5, aPseCor3.hap2, whole genome shotgun sequence encodes the following:
- the SFRP4 gene encoding secreted frizzled-related protein 4, which codes for MLLVVAVLCALAMGTHSAPCETVRIPLCRDMPWNITRMPNHLHHSTQENAILAIEQYQELVDIKCSPVLSFFLCAMYAPICTLEFLHDPIKPCKSVCQRAKDGCEPIMKRYNHSWPDNLACDDLPVYDRGVCIAPEAIVTDIPEDIKWMEFTQDVIVPERPRMNHCKSLNMDRCKCTTIKPTLTMYLAKNYSYVIHAKVKSVTRSNCNEITTVVQVRETLKSSSMIHRSQVPLITNSSCQCPHLLPNQDVLIMCYQWRSRMMLLDGCLVEKWKDQLNKRFKRWEQTLQEQQVKTTQERMKNASRTSRSGPPKTMPKNPNPPPGMAKKNAKSKNNQKDKRA